The Juglans regia cultivar Chandler chromosome 6, Walnut 2.0, whole genome shotgun sequence genome contains the following window.
atatataatatcttgacatatatatatatatgcatgtcatgTTCGTGTTAGTTTCACTATCGTTGTCAAGTTGCGTTCGTTGCCTTATTGGAACATATATAGTGAAGATGTCAACAAGCTATAGAGACGAGGAACATGTCGAGTTTGAAGAAGGCCGAGGGCAACTTGTTCACGCACCAATTATGATTGGGAtggtttttagaattttcttaaGGAAAATACAGTCTTCCTTTACGCTTCAATATTATCTAACAAACACcactcttcctttttcttctcctgATCTCTCCCTCaaacattccaaaaaaaaaaatgcagaacaTGCACAACCTTACAAGTGACTTAATTTTGGACGGTGAATTGAGGTTGATCATGCACCTTAGAGGCAcaacaaaatgcataaatattatCTTATAAGGGTGGTGGGGTTGCTTTCAGAAACCAGAAATAGTGTGAGTCAAGCAAGTGGGGGTATTTGGGGCGGTTTATAATGTGGGATTGCTGGAGGTTGTGCTGCTGCGTCCCACATACATTAATGCCTTCGAACAACATTTTCAACCTTTCTCATAATATCCATATCTATGCCTTTTTCAAACAACAAAACCTTCtagatcattaaaaaaaaaaaatgagagagagagagagagagagagaagattcaACTAAGCATCTGCTTGTCGATGACTTGAACAAACTTCTAGAGAGACATATAAGACAGATTCATATGATCGATCAGGAGGATGAGGCTTAACCAAGGTTGATAATGACATGTCTCCTCATACAACCCAAGTTGTccaccttttctttctttctttctttttattttttttttctgattttaagTTTTCTTAGATCTCACCTCATGAACAAGAagagagacatatatatatatatataattagaggGTTTCATGATTACTTGTGGGGGCTTATTCCTTTTGTCTCTTCTTGTTCCTACTCTTTTACATTCTTTATTGTACTTGGGACAACAATTTTCTTTAAGAATTGTCACAAGGAGAAACCTAGCAGTACGGAGATACCATGCTACTCTGCCCAGCTAACATGTCCTGAAAAACCTAAACCATGTGGAATAAGATGATAATCTCccctttgttgtttttttttttcttttttaattacttaGAAAGTTTACTTTATTGCTAAACAAGTTCTATGCCCTTTATTACTTGCTTTCAAAGCTATCTGGCCAGGCAACATAACGCATTGTAGTTTAGAAATATGAAtaggtagctagctagaaaaAGCAAGTTCTAATTTGTTGATCATCaattgtgtgtgtatatatatatatattgtatttgtaattttaagatATGCAAATCCCgcatattcttttaaaaaaagtagataaatataaaatttaaatgaatttttttcttttaataatagacctcactttttttcaaaatgaatgtacgggacttacacactctaaaactgtatctaacattacttttatatatatatatatatatatccacatattttatataaactaataagaaattttttttttttttaaaaactaagaATACTGCATCAAATTAAGATTataacaaaaactttttgaAGCGTGCCATATAATATGAAGAAAATTGAGTGCTAAATATTTGAACCTGCACAGTCCACAAGACTCTCATtgctgaaatttaaaagaaaaattcaaatttccttTTCATTAAGAGAGTATTACTGATTTAACTACTTCTAGAAACCCGAGTCTTCCTTTAACTTTGGCGAGTTAAATCTGACGAAAAGATAAAatcttattcatatataataactaGCAGTCTAGCATTGGAGGCCATGGCTTCTTAGCCTAAAGAGTttttgaaaaatcctaaaaacaATAGCATTGCTATATTGTTAGAGGTTGGTAAAATTACAGATTTGTCTTGATCATTGGATacattgaaaatgaaagaactGTTGAGCTCTTGGCATGGTACGTATTATGGTCATATTCACGAATcaacaattcttttaaaaataataatttcatacgATCTATGAATATATCATTTTGTTTTCCAAATTATTAGTCTCACAATGAAATAAATATGCTAGACATAATCTAAACTTGCTCAATGATATAAACACTCTTGAAAGTCACTGATACAATAAATATCTAATCACAGTCTATCCTTTTTGACTACATAGATACATTGCAAtcacattaatatattagaaaatattgaaaatattaaaagatatgataatattacaaattttttttattatctaattaatagttatttttatctAACATTGTTCCAAAATAAAGTGACGTCAATGATTAATCAACATACAACACAAGTCAAAGACCTCTGGCCTAGCTGACATAAACCTCCAGCCTCCAAAATGAAAGTTTTGGATTCAAAAACCTCTTCCCCAAatgtataaaaacaaaaaacaaaaacatacaaCATAAACTCAAAATCATTACAACATAATTAacatttgtttcaaaatatttaacattgttccgaaacaataacataaaagatattaacatttttccaaataaattagTCCATACAAGAACAGATGTTTCCACCAATATTGGATTTCTACTTGGCGTTCATGAAAATATGCGCTTGCATGGGGAGTTAGATTGCTCATATCCATGTTCATAATATCAGAgtccattttctcttttcttaaggCGGATTAACTCTCCTTGTTGCTCAGTACTCGCAACTCAAACCACCTCCCGATGACAGTTTCCTATCCTCCTTCAGTTTACTTAACTAACACCTCTGTAAGAGCACTCATTGAAGTTTCTCAACCCTTGCCTCGCAGTCTCTCTTCAGTCATCAatacatcttccaactcaaagcaACTGTCTTCTCGAAAACTTGTTGACTCTAAAGTGTCAATGGAAGTTGagaatttttttgcttttcttcttgACTCCATAGAATCCATATACACCTGCCATTTTGGTTAATTTCTAAGTAAATTCTACcgatgttgaaaaaaaaaaaatccatttttgaaACTCATGGGTAGATTAATGTCTTCACCTCTTCAATTTGTAAAGACAAAAAGGACAACATTTTTAGATGACTAGAATCCTCAACGCACTTAATATTTATGAGCATGGAAAACTAAGACCattgaaaacatatatattaatccaaACATATTCACGAGCATGGAAAAAAGATGAGTGGTCTTGCAGTACCATACCACCTGATGAGCCATATAGATATAATCCCCAGGTAACATAAGCTCGTCTTATTTAAAATGGCAAATTGGCCTGGCAGCAAATGACTATGCTGCCCAGTTTGCTCGTGACTATGCTGCACTGCCATTCCTTCACCACCTAATGAGTCAATGACTATGCAAACCAAACGAACCATACAAAAAAAGATATGGAAGTGGATTGGTATTCGTGAGACTCGCAAGCTCTTGATGTTCTATACTACATTCCAACTTAGCAGCCACAACATGTGCTCTAAAAACCACTTTAAAACTTCAAGAAACCACGACATTTGTTCTATACTACATTTCctctttgtattttctttatgtATGGCAAAATCAAAGCTTAAGAATATAGCCCTCAAATCTTGATTAGAACCTAATCAGAACCATagcaaaaccaaaccaaaccaaaaccaaaaccaaaaccaaacctGTCAATACAAAACTGAAGATTTTTAGGGATCTACAAATCTTGCTTAagattaggggtgctaccctcCATGTTTCAAATCGAACATGGATTTGTGAGGAAGTTAAGCAGAACTAGTGCAACAGTCCAACTGGTTGGTAATAAACTacctcaaaaaaatataaaagccttCAACATGAGTTACAGTCAcagcataatttttttctttctgataagtGGTCACTTAGCATAAATTCAGTAGCTGGTGCCTTTTTAAAAGCCAAAAGAAGTATTTAACACATTTTAaccaaattctaatttttatctaaGCATCAGAAATGACTTTATTAGTTCATTTGAGGAACATTAGTGTGACAAGTTCGATGGGTGCATAACATCTGTTAATTACACATTTGAAACAAAtcctaatttttatctaaacatCAGAAATGACTTTATTAGTTCATTTGATGAACAATAGTGTGACAAGGTCGATGGGTGCATAACATCTGTTAATTACACATTTGAAACAAAtcctaatttttatctaaacatCAGAAATGACCTTATTAGTTCATTTGATGAACAATAGTGTGACAAGGTCGATGGGTGCATAACATCTgttaattcaaggaaaaatattttttaattcaaaacaaAGGGGTAATACATTATTGAGGTCAATTTAATTTTCCCAATACagcacttaaaaaaaatcacaatagagTAATATCTCCAATTACAAATTATCATCGAATTAGCTACAAAAATGTTATCAATATACAAAAGGAATTGGATTAGAATACCTCTTCAAAGCCATCTGCTTCATTTGCTGATGCAGCCTCGACAACCACAGAAAGTGTTGGGGACCCTATAAAAATCTCATCATCTTGCTCCAACTCAGCTTCTCTGGAAATATGTTAGAAAACTCATAACATACTTctagcaaagaaaaaaattcattagGTAATTATCGACATATGcattccactttttctttttttaaattagagagaCAGCACACACAAGTATACGTCTAAATCTAAATCTCCCCAAAGTTGGTTATTTCTCATTAAAGTAAGAACAGCAATTTAGAATATAGCATATAGTAACGGAAATCATATCCAATTAGGTGAGAAATTAAACAAAGGTAAATTATTACCTTCCTTTAGGAGCATTAGAGTCATCTTCTACACATGATGGCATTGatacaatgttttcaaaaatctctTGGCGACATCCCCCATCCACTGCTACCACCTGTATACCACTTTCTGGTACTGAATGATTGAGTTGTTGATCTTTAAGTTCCATAAGAGAGTGGATCAGGGGTCCTACAACTTCTAAAGTAGGGAGGGCCTTTTCAGGTAGTAAAAACACTCTATCACCATCCTCCTTGAGTTTTAATGAAAGGAAAAGCATCcttatatgttttattagaGATCTTTCAGATATGCCCCTTATGTTAACCGCTTGACCATCATCAACCATTTGCAGAAGCTGTATATAAAAACACGGCTAAGTGGAAACTAAAAAGTCATACAAATGTCACAAAGAAGGAAAGATTTTCAACATACGATTCCTTTTGTCAGAAACAGAGTTTGCTAGACACAGACTCTCTAACAAGCATCAGGTACTTCATTGCAGGTTTTAGCTTAAATGTGTAAAAACATGATAATTACAGGtcataattaaagagaaaagacaTGGAGACAGCAAGTGTAgaacttgtgtgtgtgtgtgtataatcGTGTTAAAAACCGTgctaatgaaagaaaaagacatGAAGACTAAAAAACAGATAATAACACAATTACTTTGAGTATAAGAGCTTAAGGGTcggtttgaattcagagataagatgatatggttttagataaaacttgaaatacgaaaattagaaaaaaaatattattagaatattattttttaatattattattgttttgagattttaaaaaattgaattgtaatttaaaaaagttgaattgttgatgatattttatatgagaatttgaaaaagttataatgatgtgATTAGATTAGAAGAAACACTAATACGAATACAAAGCGGACCTAATAATACATCAACTTCTAAGTTCTAAATGCTTAATAACGACAAGGGAACCTCACCGCACAAGAGAAGGTTCACTGCAAAACACCTAAACATCTACTACTAACTCAGCTTCATATTCAGCCACCAGAAAGATTCAATCAAAGAGGGAAAGAAAGACCTGAAACAAATCATTGCCAACACTAGGGAATTCAGTGAACATGTCTCGCAGCACCGATTCAGGATCGTTCTCAGCCCTCTCCAAAACATCCCCATCAGGGGACGACCCGATTCCCGACCTCTCATACTCGTAAACCCTACTCTTCTTTCCGTCTCTTCTCaatttccttctccttctctctctctcctttactcttttctctttcatcctctcattttctctccttGACTCTTTATCATCGCTACTGTGCCGGTGCCGACGCCGTTTCTTTGAAGAGTCACCATCGAAGGTCGATGCAGAACACGATGATGAGGTCTCTGTGTCCTCTACATGCTTCTCTGTCTTCCTCTCCATCTTCGTCTTCTTCGATTTATCCCCCATTTTGGAACGCTTTGTATGATCTGCAGAATCGAAACTACTGGATCCAGTCGGTGATTCCGAATCGGTTGATTCTCCATTTAAACGTTCTTCTTCTCCAGCTAAGGCACAAATTATTTCCAACAAATCGTCGGAAGAAGactcaaataattcaaaaaaaagaTCCAtaggaaagggaaaaatatgAAATAGTGATTTGAGTCGAGAAGGACGAGGGTTTGTAAGAAAATGTTGGTATTTATATTGAGTTTGGAAGTGGAGGGAAAGGATGATAGGGTTCATGTGTCTCAAAAATAGAACCGGCCACGCGGACCCGcgaaaaacaaaaatctaatatatttaaaaaaaattttcatttgaatttgaaataaaaatctaacataactttttagtataatatagaataaaataaattcaatcaatcaatgtaatcatgtaatttaattaaaaaattctttaatttttataaaattaaatttatttttaattaaattacattattatgTTGATCAATTgaacttatttttttctaaattatacaaaaaagtCATGTTCTAATATTTCTAATCCAgatttaaatagtaaaagaaaaaaaaacaactagataataaaataatagtaaatgagATGTAAGGATATTGTTATCcatttaaaaattctattttttctctctcctcttacTTCTTGCTTAGGGGTGGGTGGCTACATTCTACCACCCACAACCTGCCCACCCCGTCTGCAGACATCGGGGGACAGGGGCCTAGGCCTACTTGGGGTTTATCTTGTCCACTCGgcctagatatatatattaaaaatattaatttttttaataaaacgacgtcgttttatatcCAAGTCTATCTATTAGCTTGTGGATGGGATCCTTTGATCATTATAACTACTCTTGACAAAGTATATTTtcgtttcaaatattttctccacCAATCAACAATGTATTTTGAGGGCAACATGCTTCTATCAAGCATGGTCAGCACACATAGTACAGGTCTACTTAATAtgcttcaaaattcaaacaatcTATAATTCCAAGTAATAGCAAAGTCGTCATCATCAATATATGAATCCGAGAATTTAACTCTAATGAATTCATCACAAACATTGACCTCGTCGGATACTCCATATAATCTTTTACTGCACCTTAATATCTAACCAAATATGGAAGGCAATATAATAGAAATCCCCTAAACTCGTCTTAAACTTCTTTGAACTCttctcaatttcattatgagttATATATGGAATTtgcatatgaaaagaactaaATTGACTGCAGACTCGTTCCCAACTTTTTTTCTAAGTACATTATCATGCTGCTCAACAAATTGCTTTAAAGAAGTTTTCGAGTTCACATAATCattgaaaaatgcatttatacTCTTGCTTTTTTATGTAGTTGACATCTCTCCCTAAAATGTAGTTTTAACATATGCAAGTACACATGTATGCATATCATCATACAACCATTCCAGCCAAACATATTCTCATATACAATGTAAGTGTCAGGTAGTGTTTTCCAACTATCTTCAAAAGTCTTTCATAATCAAACAGacataaacataattttatatcatactCTACTCTTGATGGCATCAAATTTTGAATGTGATCCAAATTTTCTTGTAACTTCTTCAAAATGTGCCACAGACGAAACCTGTGTCATGATGTAGTTGTGGCAATTGTAATTTGCTTTGCCATAtctttatttgttattattgacGTCGAAACTTGACCTTGCATGCAATTCTACCAGGATTGAAATAACCACACAAGAGTGTACGTATCTTCACTTGATATTAAACCATAACCAAAAAGAATTGATTGACCATGGTGATTCACTTCTCAAAAAGAGACAAACGACATCTTATAGGCATGGGTTAAGTAGATTGTGTCGACTGTTATCATATCCCCAAAAATTTTATAAGCAACCCTACTTCAAGCATCTACCCAGAAGACATTCTTTAAATGGCTTTCATCATCCAAATTCATGATATAGTAAAAACAATCATTCTTCTACTACATTCGTACAAAATACTTTCATAAAGCTTCAGCACTGCCTTCACCAAGTTGCAATTGTCTCACCTTATCAAGATAGTTTCAACAATCTTTTTCTTCGAATATTAGGTTCTCATAACTATCAACTTGAACTACGAAATATTTAAAGCCTTTACACACATTTATACCAATTTTGTCTCCTACTTCCAACTATTTTTTCTCAGCTCAAACTCAATTGTTGTATGTGTTTTAGTACAAATGTAGAAATATGTATACCTTCCATCAAGATAAAGAGTTGCATTGATTTTTGTCTTACAT
Protein-coding sequences here:
- the LOC109009135 gene encoding uncharacterized protein LOC109009135; translated protein: MDLFFELFESSSDDLLEIICALAGEEERLNGESTDSESPTGSSSFDSADHTKRSKMGDKSKKTKMERKTEKHVEDTETSSSCSASTFDGDSSKKRRRHRHSSDDKESRRENERMKEKRVKERERRRRKLRRDGKKSRVYEYERSGIGSSPDGDVLERAENDPESVLRDMFTEFPSVGNDLFQLLQMVDDGQAVNIRGISERSLIKHIRMLFLSLKLKEDGDRVFLLPEKALPTLEVVGPLIHSLMELKDQQLNHSVPESGIQVVAVDGGCRQEIFENIVSMPSCVEDDSNAPKGREAELEQDDEIFIGSPTLSVVVEAASANEADGFEEVYMDSMESRRKAKKFSTSIDTLESTSFREDSCFELEDVLMTEERLRGKG